The following proteins are co-located in the Paralichthys olivaceus isolate ysfri-2021 chromosome 2, ASM2471397v2, whole genome shotgun sequence genome:
- the asic1b gene encoding acid-sensing ion channel 1B isoform X4 translates to MREFYDRTGHDIKDMLLSCYYRGMECSAEDFKVIFTRYGKCYTFNSGQDGRPLMVTMKGGMGNGLELMLDIQQDEYLPVWGETDETSFEAGIKVQIHTQEEPPFIDQLGFGVAPGFQTFVSCQEQRLTYLPPPWGDCKATAMDSDFFSSYSITACRIDCETRYLVENCNCRMVHMPGDAPYCTPEQYKECADPALDFLVERDNDYCVCETPCNLTRFGKEMSFVKIPSKASAKYLAKKFNKTEQYIADNILVLDIYFEALNYETIEQKKAYELAGLLGDIGGQMGLFIGASILTILELFDYLYEVIKYKMCRCVKKKHKGHNNNDRGAVLSLDDVKRHAPCENLRTPSTYPGNMLPHHPGQSNFEDFTC, encoded by the exons attttcacaCGCTATGGAAAATGCTACACCTTTAACTCAGGCCAAGATGGACGACCCTTGATGGTGACGATGAAGGGAGGGATGGGAAATGGCCTGGAGCTGATGCTGGATATTCAGCAGGATGAATACTTGCCGGTGTGGGGAGAGACTG ACGAGACGTCGTTTGAAGCTGGGATCAAAGTTCAGATCCACACCCAGGAAGAGCCGCCGTTCATCGACCAGCTGGGCTTCGGAGTAGCACCCGGGTTTCAGACCTTTGTATCCTGTCAAGAACAAAGG ctgacgTACCTGCCTCCACCGTGGGGCGACTGCAAGGCCACGGCGATGGACTCTGACTTCTTCAGCAGTTACAGCATCACAGCCTGTCGCATCGACTGCGAGACCCGATACCTGGTGGAGAACTGCAACTGCAGGATGGTCCACATGCCCG GAGATGCCCCGTACTGCACCCCGGAGCAGTACAAAGAGTGTGCAGATCCCGCCTTGG ACTTTCTTGTTGAGAGGGATAATGACTACTGCGTGTGCGAGACCCCGTGCAACTTGACGCGCTTCGGTAAAGAGATGTCCTTTGTCAAGATACCCAGCAAAGCCTCAGCCAAGTATCTTGCCAAGAAATTCAACAAGACAGAGCAGTACATAGC TGATAACATTCTGGTGCTGGATATCTACTTTGAAGCACTGAACTACGAGACCATTGAACAAAAGAAAGCCTATGAATTGGCTGGCCTTCTGG GTGACATTGGAGGTCAGATGGGTCTTTTCATCGGAGCCAGCATCCTCACCATCCTTGAACTCTTCGACTATCTTTATGAG GTGATCAAGTACAAGATGTGCCGCTGcgtgaagaagaaacacaaaggcCACAACAACAATGACAGGGGAGCTGTGCTGAGCCTGGATGATGTGAAACGCCAT GCTCCTTGCGAGAACCTGCGTACACCATCAACGTATCCTGGCAACATGCTACCTCATCACCCGGGCCAGAGTAACTTTGAAGACTTCACTTGCTGA
- the smarcd1 gene encoding SWI/SNF-related matrix-associated actin-dependent regulator of chromatin subfamily D member 1, with product MAARGGFQTAPTGGGGGAMGPGPPVPGAGPGMGPGTPSGRMGPSSAAQNHMYRSPMPGPGYPRPGMPPSSRMTPQGPAMGPPGYGNSPVSRPGMPGVMDPSRKRPAPQQIQQVQQQQNRNQHTKKKKMADKILPQRIRELVPESQAYMDLLAFERKLDQTIMRKRLDIQEALKRPIKQKRKLRIFISNTFNPAKPDAEDGEGTVASWELRVEGRLLEDTAVSKYEATKQKRKFSSFFKSLVIELDKDLYGPDNHLVEWHRTATTQETDGFQVKRPGDVGVRCTVLLMLDYQPPQFKLDPRLARMLGIHTQTRPVIIQALWQYVKTHKLQDPHEREFINCDKYLQQIFETQRMKFSEIPQRLHALLMPPEPIIINHVISVDPNDQKKTACYDIDVEVDDTLKTQMNSFLLSTASQQEIAGLDNKIHETIETINQLKTQREFMLSFARDPQGFINDWLQSQCRDLKTMTDVVGNPEEERRAEFYYQPWAQEAVCRYFYSKVQQRRQELEQALGIRNT from the exons ATGGCGGCCAGAGGCGGCTTCCAGACGGCACCTACGGGTGGTGGCGGCGGAGCGATGGGACCTGGACCACCGGTACCGGGCGCGGGACCAGGCATGGGACCCGGGACTCCCTCGGGAAGGATGGGCCCATCGTCGGCCGCGCAGAACCACATGTACCGCTCCCCGATGCCTGGGCCTGGATACCCG AGACCGGGCATGCCTCCATCCAGCCGTATGACCCCACAGGGACCAGCCATGGGCCCCCCAGGATACGGCAACAGCCCCGTGTCTCGCCCTGGGATGCCTGGTGTCATGGACCCGTCTCGTAAGAGGCCAGCTCCACAGCAAATTCAGCaggttcagcagcagcagaaccgCAACCAGCA cacaaagaagaagaagatggctGATAAAATTCTACCTCAGAGG ATCAGGGAACTGGTCCCAGAGTCTCAGGCTTATATGGATCTGCTGGCTTTTGAGAGGAAGCTGGACCAGACCATCATGCGCAAAAGGCTGGACATTCAAGAGGCCCTCAAGAGGCCCATTAAG CAAAAGAGGAAGCTTCGGATCTTCATATCAAACACCTTCAACCCTGCAAAGCCAGATGCTGAGGACGGAGAAGGCACAGTTGCATCGTGGGAGCTGCGTGTTGAAGGGCGTCTGCTGGAAGAT ACAGCCGTGTCCAAATATGAAGCCACCAAACAGAAAAGgaagttttcttctttcttcaagTCCCTGGTGATTGAGTTGGACAAGGACCTTTATGGTCCAGATAATCACCTTGTGGAA TGGCACAGGACCGCCACCACCCAGGAGACTGATGGTTTTCAGGTGAAGAGGCCAGGTGACGTGGGTGTTCGTTGCACCGTCCTCCTCATGCTTGACTACCAG CCCCCTCAATTCAAGCTGGACCCCCGGCTGGCTCGAATGCTGGGTATCCACACCCAGACCAGACCTGTTATCATTCAGGCACTTTGGCAGTACGTCAAGACCCACAAACTCCAGGACCCTCATGAGCGCGAGTTCATCAACTGTGACAAGTACCTGCAGCAG attTTTGAGACCCAGAGAATGAAGTTCTCTGAGATCCCGCAGCGCTTGCACGCACTGCTGATGCCTCCAGAGCCCATCATCATCAACCATGTGATCAG TGTGGATCCCAATGACCAAAAGAAGACTGCTTGCTATGACATTGATGTGGAAGTGGACGACACTCTGAAGACCCAGATGAACTCCTTCCTGCTCTCCACGGCCAGTCAGCAGGAAATAGCAGGACTGGACAACAAG ATCCATGAAACCATTGAGACCATCAACCAGCTGAAGACCCAGAGAGAGTTCATGCTGAGTTTTGCCAGAGATCCTCAGGGCTTTATTAACGATTGGCTGCAGTCCCAGTGCAGAGACCTCAAG ACCATGACTGATGTGGTAGGAAACCCAGAGGAAGAGCGTAGGGCTGAGTTTTACTACCAGCCGTGGGCTCAGGAGGCCGTCTGTCGCTACTTCTACTCCAAG GTCCAGCAGAGACGACAGGAGCTGGAGCAGGCGCTCGGCATCAGGAACACCTAA